CTACATATCGAACAATGAGCAGGCTGTGATGATGAGAGtgaaatctgatatttttaaaagttttccaGTTCAGAATTTTGAATAATTTTGATTGACTTGGCAAGCTTGACTCCTAAATTATGTGAAGTGGCCTTGTCAAAAAAGTgttgttaattttaatattgtgtgtaaataGGGTAGTTAGTAGTAAGTTAGTTAAAGAAATGCCACACAAGATAGCTGCCATGTTAATTCACCATTATTTGTTACATACTAGAGGAATCACTTAGATGAGTAAGAGAAATGAAAAGGACTGTCCATTGATCAGACGATGGAAGAGATAGGAACATTTCATAGCCAACCAGTGAATTATTTGATTTGTTTTTCTAAACTAGGTATTACCCTAGCAATTTCATAAGCCTTGTATTTGTATAATTTTCCATTCCCCATCTTTAGGTTTTATCAGTCTGATTTTATAGTTTTATGTGTTTGGGGAATCTTAAATTTGTTCTGATTACATGTGTAACAATTTGGAAAACATTTCAATTCAATTACAGTCATAGTGATTTTCAGTCAGAACTAAAATATGCTGAATCTTTGAATAaaaagtactatctgcgcactttttagcgacagatttacaccctagtgctgaagcggtcgacctcggcaatcttcgagattcgtactggcaatctttgaaacacaatctatgaatcgcttatgcatcgctgtgcgacgtctggcgtacactttacgtactagtactgttgttatttacacagcaaagccaaactatcaaattcactctaggaataagattcgcatcgagaaatgttatataatgtgtgtgtgacacagttgttggcttaaaataacaaaggtttagaaaattcatatcgatcgatcatattatcgattcaattcagatttaatttccattaagttggcagtactaacggaaccggaagcgctctcaccttactcctcaaacctgtacccaaatctatcgctaaaaagtgcgcagatagtacattgcAACAGGTTAAGCCTTAATCATTCACCTTGTCCTAGATGATGTCCCTGCCTCGTTCCTACTTTCAGAATTTATATGAAACATGTGTTTTGTATTTGTTTCCTTTAAATGTAGAATTATTACACAAACCAAGACTTATAGAAATGTATGCTGCTGCTATACGGTGTTCATTTGAGTATAAAGTTACAAGTTTTCTAGTCTGTGTTCGGTAGACTGgaaagttttaaagtttttattagCAGCTTACTAAGGTCAGCACATAATGCTACCACCTGTTTGGTACAGGTTGCAACGTGAAGATAATTTTTCACTATTGGTTTCTTCACAGCATATAAGCACAGTGAAGCAAGGCATCAGGGTTTAGACTTTGTTTGTCTGTCTAATTTACCACCATTCGTCTAGAAATGTTGGTAACGATTCTGATAGTGTTATGTGGAAGATAGATCACAGATCGAACATGGCGCTGCTGGCACATCATCATTTGTTATAAAGAAGATAGGAGCGGGACAAGCaaaggggtctgggggcataaATTCTACCTAACAAAATGAACCCCAGCAAATCTTGAATGACTGGCAGGAAAGCGATGCCAAGAAATATAATTACTTTCACAACTTATCATACATTGTGTGACAATCTGTACCTATGGTATCAGCGGCCATTTCAGCCATTGCATGACTCCCAGAATTCAATTCAGACAGATGTCAATAACACCAGCACACTAAGAaccaattaatacacacacatctACACAAAGTGTAACCCTTTTTTGCCATGTTTTGCTCAACATACAACTTATGCTATACAGAAAACAATGTTGAAAAATTCTATTCACCTCACAACCTGTGCACACATTTCCTCAAAATATTAGTTCCTACCAACTAAGTGCGACCCTAGCAAACAACGAGCTACATGTACATGTGGTCTGAAAAGTTTTATGAAAATTATGACAGtaataaatcataaaattatcTATACTTTCAAAACAAGTTTTAATTTTCACCAGTGCACTATTAAAGGTAAAGCAAGTGACTGAACTATGTTCGCCTACCCTATTGCTTATCCCCTGTTATCAAGTTACTGTTCTCACCAAGTTAATGAGAGCGTAGGAGAGACTCGACCCTCGAAAACATCATCCAGTCTCAGATAATAAATGTAATGACACTTTTACACGATAAACCTCAACAAGCAAGTTTGGAAGTAAGCTATATATTTCCACACTTGTTTCAGACTGGCTATTCCAGTAAATTCAACTGCACTACCTGCATAATCTGACTTCAAGTTTGCCTAAGCACATAGTTAAAACATTTCCTCATATTCAAAGATTCCAGATATTCCAGCTTACTTCCTGCAGCATAGCATATGGGGAGACTTTGTGACTGAAGTCTactgaaataaataagtaaactagCATAGTGTCATCCAACAGTTTGCATCACAGATTGTATTTTTAAACTGTTTTGAATGCTTCACATAGTTAGAATTGACAAAGTTACCTAGGCCTAAACTTATATCAGATTTTCACAACAAATTCTATTCTGTAGCTATTCTGGACCCTTGTGGTCAGCTGTATTTAGAGTCAAACAAATACATTATTTTGTCCCTCtgaaagaagtagtagtagtagtagtgatgagcTTTTTATAAGTTGGAGGACACTATGctagtttacttatttatttcagtAGACTTCAGTCACAAAGTCTCCCCATGTGCTATGCTGCAGGAAGTAATTGTCTCCTCTTGTCTAGGTTAAGCTCAGTCCTGGATGGCACATCATCGTAAGTTAAACGTTAACCACATTCTACAGTAAAGGCCTAGTCGAAACATTACCTCATATTCAAGTTCATTAGAAAGAAATATGGACTTACAGTTTTTGGAGTGGCCTGTGGTGAAATTATATCCAGTCTGGTGCTCTCAAGGTGTGTAGTGGCCTTGGGTGGTGTACTCGCAACCAAACTTGGTTCATTCTGCTAACAGAACAATGCACATCTTGTTCAGTATAATGTATTAACATTCAATCACTTTAAGGTATACGTACGGTTCATGGAAAAtaatatttgatataatttataattaCCTGTACAGCTGCCACAACTGAAAGATCCTCGTCCTCATCCACAACTTCCACTATCTCGGCATCTCCTACAACAGTACACAAAAATGTGTTTAACATTTACCATCTGATTTATATTAACATGTAACATACTCTTTTATTGAGGTCCTCCATGAATAAAAGCAATACATACCGTAGTAAACCGCATCACAGTCGTACACGTTACTGCAGGGCTCTATCTGGTCTTCTATCAAGGATAGAACCCTTTCGTCTATTTTGGTTGCAGTTGGAGTGTAGGGGCCACCTCCTGTTTTGAATCTCTCCAACCGTTCTTCTCCCTTTGCCTTCTTCGCCAGCCTTTTAATATTGATGTAAAACTGGCGAAGTTGTTTTGCAGTCCGGGAGGTTACATTGGGATTAGAATTGAAACCCTcccggactttctcccacgcctcgtccttttctctTATTCTTAAGCCATCTGTGCGTTTGCACTCAATAACTTCCCTATTTTTACTTACTAACTCAATTAGCAACTCCTTTTCGAAGGAAGAGAAATTGGAACTTCGATTCCTCTTTGCTTCACTcgccatatttaacagctgtactcaaacaaaagcgcatcggagcgcgctgtaaaacagcatgttcgtaccactgcctccgtGATCCACACCACTTCGCAATGTTAGTGGAGTTAACAggcgattagttaacatttcacaggaaaagtttgatgaaacgcaagaaacctaacaagatgttaaatttttaactcggTATTAACTAacaacttgttagtatatatttaacatgtgttgatgaaaccgagccttaatatagcgacgggatttctaatgaagggtgaatttccttctgtgtgtggatgtgttgacggtagcctactcgttaacattgatgtgtgtcatcatttgagaggttatctttaaagctGTCAaaaaaaggatgtcccgtttctccttgacaactttcaGCTCAGCCAGCTTCTTGTcgaataacctttctttcccatgataaaaactttaacggtacgacaattataccacgcgaaaagtaaagcattaaaatcataagagtattaggcctatacagtttgcttatggaattgaaaagtacaacctagttcatggtggaacagaaagactttgcaagaattgaaaagtgcaaagttgaaaagtttgttcgtggaacaggcccctgcccTAAGAAAACTCACCTCATCTAAATAAGACaggtgtaaaatttcataaaatcacaaCCCAAAATCCAATGCACAGTACATTGACATTTCAACAAGCAACTACGGTAATAGATATTCTGTAATGAGAACAAAGAATCCACAACCTCCACTCTCGGATGCATATAATAATAGTTGCTATGTTATTCTCTATGAATTTCATGTTGGTATCCCTGAGGAGccactttttatttttacaagttccttCACTTCCTGAAAAAACTGTTTTCAGGTTGTCCCATTTTCTCTGCATTTCCTTCAATGGTGTGTTGAAGTCCTCCGCACTGGTACCGACAGCACTGGGTGTCTTAATTCTGTCTTTGAATTCAATGCTGCGGACATAGCAAATTTCTGGGAAGCTCTTGATATATTGTATTAATTCACCAGTGCCTTCCTGGACAACTGAGTGGTGTGATGCTCGCATGAATGTAATGAAGTTTTCTAAGTTACAATATAAAGAGAACTGAATGTGTGAAATGAGATCACCTACTTACCAACTTGCACAAAATAGGATCGGATTCTATCCCTGCAAGTAACTTCAGCAAGCTCATGATGTGTCCTTCACACTTCTGACAAGACTGGCTGCAAGAGGCTTGCCCAAGAAATTGCTAACTGCTGCAAGTCAGCCTGCTGAGGAATTTAGACTTGCAATTGGCACAGCAAGTTGCTCTGTGCAAGTAAATCTTACTAGTGTAAATGTAGCCTTATAGTaggcgaaccttttcttgagccctgagctccatagtaatGAATGGGAACTagagctcaagaaaaggtttgcgttcTATAGACAGAACATCCTCTCCAATTTACTCCAAGTAATGAACCGATATTTGCAGCGAAGTGTCAAATCGAATGCACTGCACTCGTCCACACAGAATGTTTCGCTATTGCTCTGGGTGAAACAGAACgagctcctttagccctttagaatGCTAGAGACCTAAAACTGCTTTGTGGCCGTAGGCCTTGGGGGCTTTTGCCCTTTCCTTcatcacagtccaatggttttgccactagtcTGCAAAATTAATTCAGATACAGTAATTCAGCTAAAACTGATCTTAGTTCCTTAGTAAACAGGTTAGCAGCACTGCCGACTGCCCGACCACGTCCTCTGCGGGAGTTCCACGAGAAGCACACCACCCACAGCACACAGATCGAACATGCTAGGCGTAAAGTGTGTGCATAACATTGAAACTGGGAAGATAGAATATAAAATCGGAAACTCGGATGAAATATTAAACTTTAGAGACAGCCTGTATAACAATCCTTACACGCCATATAAATAACTTACTAAATAACATACACCAAGAAACCAAGCCATCAAAATACTATATACCCTCATCACATCATAAACCtggaaaatatattttagaaatttcCTGAATGCCCCACAACTTAACAAGTGTAGTTAGATTAAGCAGCCAAACGAAGCATGATAACGCTAAGTCTGGGGATTATCATAACGTTGCTATTACACCCGAGTCTTGGCAGCTGAATAATAATTACATTCAACTGCTCGAAACACAGGTGCAATTAAATTCACAGCAAAGAGGAATGTACTATAGTTCACAGTGATCCAAAACGCGGTAAAAACGTAAACACGTGGCAAACATGTCTGCTACAACGTGTTCTGTACCGCTGACTAGTACGTATCACGTCCTACATTTAAACTTTATACACGAATATTATACATACATCAATGCAAAATAAAACTTAAAACAACATTTTTCCATGAATAACCTACCGATATAAAAATCCAATTAATCAACATCGCTCCCTGGATGATGCGAGAATTGACGATTATATCCGCTGCCACCAAGACCAAAACCAAAGAGAAGAAAGATAACAGCAAGGAGAATCTTTCTTCTTGATATTCGATTGGGCtcggtatttaactaacacccagttcctttttcttcttttttctttcttgatatttggttgggctctgtatttaactaacacccagttccaatactttgtaaatgaaacactgtcgaacactcagaaacatttaGTTATGGTGACTAAGAAATACTTCATCTCACAGGGCAAAGATCACTGGTATGGGTGAAAATCTACATcttgtgggtgtaagtgtaatagacataggagtaagcacggggacacaaggtactatatcttcacgccgaagtgacccatcttggcgtcttctactttgacatacggaacgggtctacaattgggaaggacaaaggatagaacacaacaactaaaggatctagtattaAGGATGGAATAACACAAATAGAGGGTTAGAATGTAGATATCGCGCAAAGTGTAATGAAAGCTTACTAATGACATGTGATATGACTAACGACGTGTTATCCTAAACCGTACCTATCAAAgagcatctgacctaccaatgaGAATTTACCTACTGAATCTGGATCTTTTTAACAAAAGAACAACGCATTAACATATGTGCTAGAGGCGACAAAAGACAATAGTAACGCGAACATTGTGCTCATTTTCTGCTAGAgttgtataataacaaaaattaaacaaaacctaagtaggcatagtcgggagtgttatgaagactatgtaagtgacacaactattaatgaaaCGTGAATCTTATGGTATGTTTATAATATGATGTCCGTGTCatctaaatatttgtttaatatatatattatgtccGGTGACGGATTGTAAACAAGACAAGCAACACTTGTTGGAAGCGGTATTCGTAAACAGAGTAGACTTGCAATTAATCGTGTTCGAGCCTGAGTATATAACGGACACTGGAGAATGAGGTGatttgcatccgcctcatttgaaccacactgacatgtCGGTTGGCTGACAATATTGAAACGGTACTTTAACATGGGCGTAAGCGAAtggttgaaacgtagcctaataatagttattatatgacgccgtgtgtaagttgatcgttgataccagtgttggattggcagagagggttggatactgtaatagaatttcccttttattcttgcagtgtcattccagaactgttgccatgttgcTTTTTGATGTTGCTTTAGTAGTGGAATTAGATCGGtaactggagtcataaatgtcattggaggggtaaatgaaatgtcgtatggcttttagtgccgggatatcccaggatgggttcggctcgccaggtgcaggtctttctatttgacacccttaggcgacctgcgcgtcgtgatgaggatgaaatgatgatgaagacaacacgtacacccagcccccgtgccattggaattaaccaatgaaggttaaaatccccgacccggccgggaatcgaacccgggaccctctgaaccgaaggccaataagctgaccgttcagccaacgagtcggacattggaggggtgttgagcagtgatgcttgtttggcagctttatccgctttttcattaccgggaatatttttatgAGCTGGAATCCATATAATTGTAATCTGAGTACCAGTAGTACGTAGGTCATATA
The Anabrus simplex isolate iqAnaSimp1 chromosome 3, ASM4041472v1, whole genome shotgun sequence genome window above contains:
- the LOC136881854 gene encoding myb/SANT-like DNA-binding domain-containing protein 3; this encodes MASEAKRNRSSNFSSFEKELLIELVSKNREVIECKRTDGLRIREKDEAWEKVREGFNSNPNVTSRTAKQLRQFYINIKRLAKKAKGEERLERFKTGGGPYTPTATKIDERVLSLIEDQIEPCSNVYDCDAVYYGDAEIVEVVDEDEDLSVVAAVQNEPSLVASTPPKATTHLESTRLDIISPQATPKTTKDKTCAETKQSTRSNKASLCRNNIAALAESRTSLCEREMKLIEEKYKQEIQLIEMRKETERLQQEALREKLLYLKEKRRRIAKDCD